From Helicoverpa armigera isolate CAAS_96S chromosome 29, ASM3070526v1, whole genome shotgun sequence, the proteins below share one genomic window:
- the LOC110377736 gene encoding zinc transporter ZIP9, whose translation MDGTWVLILLALVMLVGSYVAGSIPLNVSMSEDKLQKVTVFGAGLLVGTALAVIIPEGVRSLFSERSNPTVVTKDFTAEPPSHDDDLHSVIGISLVLGFVFMLLVDQMSSRYNDQSNPVEKNVTATVGLVVHAAADGIALGAAATTSHADVELIVFLAIMLHKAPAAFGLVTFLLHAGLERNRIRKHLLIFSCAAPLLALLTYFGIGNESKQTLSDFNATGIAMLFSAGTFLYVATVHVLPELTHPQSHTHSLLPMQDGVPPKKGFGGLLLSEMIILTVGALMPLLLTMGHKH comes from the exons ATGGATGGAACTTGGGTACTGATTTTACTGGCTCTGGTGATGCTAGTGGGGTCCTATGTAGCTGGAAGTATACCTTTGAACGTGAGCATGTCCGAG GACAAGCTCCAAAAAGTAACAGTATTTGGTGCCGGTCTGCTAGTAGGCACAGCCCTAGCGGTGATCATTCCGGAAGGCGTCCGATCTCTGTTCAGTGAGCGATCAAACCCAACGGTGGTTACAAAAGACTTTACTGCGGAACCGCCCAGTCATGACGATGATTTACATTCTGTTATTGGGATATCACTTGTTTTAG GATTTGTGTTTATGCTACTTGTAGACCAGATGTCATCAAGATATAATGATCAAAGCAATCCCGTTGAGAAGAATGTTACAGCCACCGTGGGTCTAGTTGTGCATGCTGCag CGGACGGCATAGCCTTGGGCGCTGCAGCGACTACCTCTCACGCTGATGTGGAGCTGATAGTCTTCCTGGCTATCATGTTGCATAAGGCACCAGCTGCCTTCGGACTGGTCACCTTCCTACTTCACGCGGGGCTTGAGAG GAACAGGATACGAAAGCATCTGCTGATATTCTCGTGTGCCGCCCCCCTGCTCGCTTTGCTCACGTACTTCGGTATCGGCAATGAGAGCAAACAGACTTTGAGCGATTTTAATGCTACAG GAATAGCAATGCTCTTCTCAGCGGGTACATTTTTATACGTCGCCACAGTCCACGTTCTACCAGAATTGACCCATCCCCAGTCCCACACTCATTCTCTACTCCCCATGCAAGATGGAGTTCCCCCAAAGAAAGGTTTCGGGGGACTACTCCTCTCAGAGATGATAATTCTAACCGTAGGAGCACTGATGCCACTCTTACTTACAATGGGACACAAGCACTGA